The Scomber japonicus isolate fScoJap1 chromosome 13, fScoJap1.pri, whole genome shotgun sequence genome includes a window with the following:
- the rfc3 gene encoding replication factor C subunit 3 codes for MSLWVDKYRPTSLGKLDYHKDQASQLKSLVQGGDFPHLLVYGPSGAGKKTRIMCLLRELYGAGVEKLRIEHQTIVAPSKKKIEINTIASNYHLEVNPSDAGNQDRVVIQELIKTVAQSQQIQSSTQREFKVVLLTEVDRLTKDAQHALRRTMEKYMATCRLILYSNSTSKVIGPIRSRCLAIRVPLPSTEEVCNVLTSVCKKEGLLLPPELAKQISEKSGRNLRKALLMCEACRVQQYPFSVDQDVPETDWEVYLRETANAIVSQQSPQRLLEVRARLYELLTHCIPPDIIMKGLVRELLNNCDGHLKTEVAHMAAYYEHRLQLGSKAIYHLEAFTAKFMAIYKKFMEDGLDAMMF; via the exons ATGAGTTTGTGGGTGGATAAATATCGACCGACTTCTCTCGGGAAACTCGACTATCATAAAGATCAAGCATCTCAGCTCAAAAGCCTG gtTCAAGGTGGCGACTTTCCGCACTTGTTGGTGTACGGACCATCAGGCGCAGGGAAGAAGACCCGCATCATGTGCCTGCTGAGGGAGCTGTATGGCGCTGGGGTGGAGAAGCTTCGCATAGAGCATCAGACCATCGTG GCTCCCTCAAAGAAAAAAATCGAGATCAACACAATAGCCAGCAACTACCACTTGGAAGTAAACCCAAG TGACGCAGGAAACCAGGACCGTGTGGTGATTCAAGAGCTGATTAAAACGGTGGCTCAATCTCAGCAGATCCAGTCAAGCACCCAGAGAGAGTttaaag TCGTATTGCTCACAGAGGTGGACAGGCTCACAAAGGATGCCCAGCATGCATTGCGTCGTACAATGGAAAAGTACATGGCCACCTGCCGTCTCATCCTCTACTCTAATTCCACCTCCAAAGTGATCGGGCCCATTCGGAGCCGTTGTCTGGCCATCAGAGTTCCTCTGCCTAGCACAGAAGAG GTTTGTAACGTTTTAACATCAGTCTGTAAGAAGGAGGGTCTGCTTCTCCCACCTGAGCTAGCCAAGCAAATTAGTGAGAAGTCTGGCCGCAACCTTCGCAAAGCCCTTTTGATGTGTGAGGCCTGTAGAGTGCAGCA GTATCCATTCTCAGTGGATCAAGACGTCCCAGAGACGGACTGGGAGGTTTACCTCAGAGAAACGGCAAATGCCATCGTCAGCCAGCAGAGCCCTCAGAG GTTGTTGGAGGTCCGAGCCCGGCTGTACGAGCTGCTGACTCACTGCATCCCTCCTGACATCATCATGAAG GGTCTGGTCAGAGAGTTGCTGAATAACTGCGATGGTCACCTGAAGACAGAAGTGGCCCACATGGCAGCTTACTACGAACACAGACTACAGCTGGGCAGCAAAGCTATCTACCACCTGGAGGCCTTCACAGCCAAGTTCATGGCAATCTACAAGAAGTTCATGGAAGATGGTTTGGATGCCATGATGTTTTGA
- the kl gene encoding klotho yields MSGLLALLIFLTFTCGAAKPNAGLKTWGRFSKLPYPGDKAFLYDTFPDDFMWAVGTAAYQVEGAFEKDGKGLSIWDTFTRGGNRMATGDVGSDSYHNIHADIRAIKQLGVKHYRFSLSWSRIFPNGTRGSYNEIGTNYYRMLIKRLKEIRVQPVVTLYHWDLPDHLQQSLGGWSNPELVGIFKDYADFCFLTFGDDVKYWITIDNPFVVARHGYGTGVVAPGIKNDPDLPFRVGHNLLKAHAAAWHLYDRHYRRRQQGKLSMALASHWIKPSRTRLESLRECQCSLDHVLGWFARPLFTDGDYPPCMKKRLGSRLPSFTQEEREHVKGTADFFALSHGAALSFQLINDSLKFGQNEDLDLRMLLYWVNAEYDKPPIFVVQSGWYVLGNTKTEDPKHMYYFKRFIAGALKSIVIDGVNVIGYTAWSLIDGFEWHREYGIRQGLYYVDFNTPDMKREPKTSATFYRNVIQRNGFPELPENRPAQGVFPCDFAWGVSANSIQVETTPSQFADPSVYLWNISNNGELMRLKGLSAPPLRRTTHCADYATIRQQVKDIKEVGVNHFHFFLNWSAVVPSGDVARPNTTLLGYYRCFTRQLLQANITPVVTLWHHTHLHSSLPAPLLHKWLNRKTPEAFADYARLCYRELGAHVKIWITLNEPNDDSVSYQDAHQMLRAHALAWRAYDREFRHAQGGQVSLALHMDWVEPAFSFSREDVEPAKRVLDFRVGWFAEPIFGNGDYPQGMRSWLRQLNSLDLPVFNEEDRQLVKGTYDFFAISHFSTELVTHAKEDSYTYIAKLEVQHMRDTTWIRSPRPVVPWGLRKALNWVREHYCDVPVYVMANGVQEDPARFKDSLRVYYLYNYINEALKAYTLDGVNLKGYFAYALSDQRDPGFGLYGQVHEEVIVKASVSNYRNIIQFNGFPIPGAAPQQCPHSPQPCLGCQVLVKRPVVGFLTLVGSGVLITLGLIIYYTAKKHKECY; encoded by the exons ATGAGTGGTCTGCTCGCCCTTTTGATTTTTCTCaccttcacatgtggggccgcAAAGCCCAATGCTGGTTTGAAAACATGGGGTCGCTTCAGTAAATTACCTTACCCGGGTGACAAGGCTTTCCTCTACGATACCTTCCCCGACGACTTCATGTGGGCGGTGGGCACGGCGGCGTACCAGGTGGAGGGCGCGTTTGAGAAGGATGGCAAGGGTCTCTCCATTTGGGACACTTTTACGCGCGGTGGGAACCGGATGGCCACGGGGGACGTGGGCAGCGACAGCTACCACAACATCCACGCTGACATCCGAGCTATCAAGCAGCTTGGGGTCAAACACTACAGGTTCTCCCTGTCCTGGTCGAGGATATTCCCCAACGGGACCCGCGGGAGTTACAACGAAATCGGCACCAACTACTACCGGATGCTCATTAAGAGGCTGAAGGAGATCCGTGTGCAGCCGGTGGTGACCCTCTATCACTGGGACCTGCCGGATCACCTCCAGCAGAGCCTCGGCGGCTGGAGCAACCCGGAGCTTGTGGGGATATTCAAGGACTACGCCGATTTCTGTTTCCTGACTTTCGGGGATGATGTGAAGTATTGGATCACTATTGATAATCCGTTTGTGGTGGCGCGGCACGGGTATGGGACCGGAGTGGTCGCTCCTGGGATTAAGAACGACCCTGATCTTCCATTTCGGGTTGGACACAACCTTCTCAAG gctCATGCAGCTGCATGGCATCTTTATGACCGTCACTACCGACGACGGCAGCAGGGCAAGCTGTCCATGGCACTTGCCTCTCACTGGATCAAGCCCAGTCGCACACGTCTGGAAAGCCTGCGAGAGTGCCAGTGCTCTCTGGACCACGTCCTGGGCTGGTTCGCCCGTCCGCTTTTCACAGATGGAGACTATCCTCCCTGCATGAAGAAGAGGCTGGGCTCACGGCTGCCCTCCTTCACCCAGGAGGAGAGGGAGCACGTGAAGGGGACGGCTGACTTCTTTGCCCTCTCACACGGAGCTGCCCTGAGCTTCCAGCTTATCAACGACAGCCTGAAGTTTGGACAGAATGAGGATCTGGACCTGAGGATGTTGCTCTACTGGGTCAACGCTGAGTACGACAAGCCACCCATCTTTGTGGTGCAGAGTGGGTG GTACGTCCTCGGCAACACGAAGACAGAAGACCCAAAACACATGTACTACTTCAAGAGATTCATCGCTGGGGCACTTAAAT CGATCGTCATAGATGGAGTGAATGTGATCGGATACACAGCCTGGTCTCTGATAGACGGCTTTGAGTGGCACAGAGAGTACGGGATACGACAGGGACTTTACTATGTTGACTTCAACACTCCTGACATGAAGAGGGAGCCAAAGACGTCTGCCACCTTTTACAG AAATGTCATCCAGAGGAATGGTTTCCCTGAGCTCCCAGAAAACAGACCAGCACAAGGAGTCTTCCCGTGTGATTTTGCCTGGGGCGTGTCTGCTAACTCCATACAG GTGGAGACCACGCCCAGCCAGTTTGCAGACCCCAGTGTTTATTTGTGGAACATCTCCAACAACGGGGAGCTGATGAGGCTAAAAGGCCTCAGTGCACCACCTTTACGCCGAACCACACACTGCGCTGATTACGCCACCATCCGACAACAG gTGAAAGACATCAAGGAGGTGGGTGTAAATCACTTCCACTTCTTTCTGAATTGGTCAGCTGTGGTTCCCTCAGGTGACGTGGCTCGACCCAACACCACCCTGCTGGGCTACTACCGCTGCTTCACCCGCCAGCTGCTGCAGGCCAACATCACGCCCGTGGTGACTCTCTGGCACCACACTCACTTGCACAGCAGCCTGCCGGCACCGCTACTGCACAAGTGGCTGAACAG GAAGACTCCAGAGGCCTTCGCAGACTACGCCAGACTCTGTTACAGAGAACTAGGTGCCCACGTGAAGATATGGATCACCCTGAATGAGCCTAATGATGACAGTGTGAGCTACCAGGATGCCCATCAGATGCTGCGGGCGCACGCTCTGGCCTGGCGCGCATATGACCGCGAGTTCAGACACGCACAAGGAGGACAG GTGTCTCTGGCTCTGCACATGGATTGGGTGGAGCCGGCTTTTTCATTCAGTCGTGAAGATGTAGAACCGGCTAAAAGGGTTTTGGACTTCCGTGTCGGCTGGTTTGCTGAGCCGATCTTTGGCAATGGAGACTATCCTCAAGGAATGAGGAGCTGGCTGCGTCAGCTCAACTCACTTGA cCTTCCAGTGTTCAATGAGGAGGACAGACAGCTGGTGAAGGGGACATATGACTTCTTTGCCATCAGCCACTTCAGCACCGAGCTGGTGACTCATGCCAAGGAAGACTC GTACACCTACATAGCAAAGCTGGAGGTCCAACACATGAGAGACACCACGTGGATTAGGTCCCCCAGGCCTGTTGTGCCCTGGGGCCTGAGAAAGGCCCTCAACTgg GTGAGGGAGCATTACTGTGACGTGCCAGTTTACGTGATGGCCAATGGGGTCCAGGAAGACCCAGCCCGCTTCAAAGACAGCCTGAGAGTCTACTACCTGTACAACTACATCAATGAGGCGCTGAAAG CATACACTCTGGATGGCGTTAACCTGAAGGGTTACTTTGCTTATGCCCTGAGTGACCAGAGGGACCCTGGGTTCGGTTTGTACGGCCAGGTCCACGAAGAGGTCATCGTCAAGGCCTCGGTATCCAACTATCGCAACATCATCCAGTTCAACGGCTTCCCCATTCCAGGAGCCGCACCTCAGCAGTGCCCTCACTCGCCCCAGCCCTGCCTGGGCTGCCAGGTGCTGGTCAAGAGGCCCGTGGTGGGCTTCCTGACTCTGGTGGGCTCAGGGGTACTTATCACCCTGGGCCTCATCATCTACTACACAGCCAAGAAACACAAGGAGTGTTACTGA
- the pds5b gene encoding sister chromatid cohesion protein PDS5 homolog B codes for MAHSKARAADGKVTYPPGVKEISDKISKEEMVRRLKMVVKTFMDMDQDSEEEKELYLNLALHLASDFFLKHPDKDVRLLVACCLADIFRIYAPEAPYTSPDKLKDIFMFITRQLKGLEDTKSAQFNRYFYLLENIAWVKSYNICFELEDSNEIFTQLYRTLFQVINNGHNQKVHMHMVDLMSSIICEGDTVSQELLDTVLVNLVPAHKNLNKQAYDLAKALLKRTAQAIEPYITNFFNQVLMLGKTSVSDLSEHVFDLILELYNIDSHLLLSVLPQLEFKLKSNDNDERLQVVKLLAKMFGAKDSELAAQNKPLWQCYLGRFNDIHVPIRLECVKFASHCLMNHPDLAKDLTEFLRVRSHDPEEAIRHDVIVSIVTAAKKDLSLVNDALLNFVKERTLDKRWRVRKEAMMGLASIYRKYSLQGEGGREASKQISWIKDKLLHIYYQNSIDDRLLVERVFAQYMVPHNLETTERMKCLYYLYATLDTNAVKALNEMWKCQNLLRHNVKDLLDLIKKPKSEASSKAVFAKVMVITRNLPDPGKAQDFVKKLAQVLEDDERIRDQLETLVSPSCSCKQAEVCVRDITKKLGSPKQPSNPFLEMVKFLLERIAPVHIDTESISALIKQVNKSIDGTADDEEEGVPTEEAIRAGLELLKVLSFTHPVSFHSAETFESLLGCLKMDDEKVAEAALQIFKNTGSKMEESFPHIKSVLLPVLQAKAKRGPPRQAKYAIHCINAMFTNRDTHFAQIFEPLHKGLDPANLEQLITPLTTLGHLAQLAPEQFAAPLKSLVANFIVKDLLMNDRIPGKKTTKLWVPDDEVSPETLAKIQGIKLMVRWLLGVKNNQSKSGNSTLRMLTAILHSDGDLTEQGRMGKPDMSRLRLAAACALLKLAQEPCYHEIITLEQYQLCALVINDECYQVRQCFAQKLHRGLCRLRLPLEYMAVFALCAKDPVKERRAHARQCLVKNVNIRREYLKQHAAISDKLFSLLPEYVVPYTIHLLAHDPDYVKVQDIEQLKEIKEALWFVLEIIMAKNENNSHAFIRKMVENIKQTKDAQTPNDPKTNEKLYTVCDVAMHIIMSKSTTYSLESPKDPVLPSSFFTKPDKNFSNTKNYLPPEMKSFFTPGKPKSANVLGAVNKPLSSAGKQLQSKASRMETASNDDSSSNPGSPQRSKTRHDSTEMDHSENEDFSLKRADSMDKDIEKPRGRKRGVTSSEDQDSKPKRGRKKAVANTTTVTESEDQWDEDNRPEDEQNSPPKKGRRGRPPKSATPSQDTPAKGKRGRKKAAPPPGDDEEEEEEEEERGEEGEEEAEEEEEDMSSENTEVKTKGGRQARAPRRSQGSDSAESTPQKRRGRPPKSAQPPAKKPVRGGRSKAAAAKDDSEEEDEEEEEEQQEDEPTPKGRKKAAGRRR; via the exons ATGGCTCACTCTAAAGCTCGAGCCGCAGATGGGAAGGTGACCTACCCTCCGGGGGTCAAGGAGATATCTGATAAAATCTCCAAAGAGGAAATGGTCCGCAGGCTCAAG ATGGTGGTGAAGACCTTCATGGACATGGACCAGGACtctgaggaagagaaggagcTGTACCTGAACTTGGCACTCCATCTGGCCTCAGACTTCTTCCTCAAACACCCAGACAAGGACGTACGTCTGCTAGTGGCATGCTGTCTGGCAGACATATTCAGGATTTACGCTCCAGAGGCGCCTTACACCTCTCCAGATAAACTCAAG GACATTTTCATGTTCATCACCAGACAGCTCAAAGGACTCGAGGACACCAAAAGCGCCCAGTTCAACAGATACTTCTACCTgcttgag aACATAGCGTGGGTGAAGTCGTACAATATTTGCTTTGAGCTTGAAGACAGCAATGAGATTTTCACCCAGCTTTACAGAACGCTATTCCAGGTCATCAA CAACGGTCACAACCAGAAGGTGCACATGCACATGGTGGACCTGATGAGCTCCATCATCTGTGAGGGGGACACTGTATCACAGGAGCTGCTGGACACCGTTTTGGTCAACCTGGTGCCAGCACACAAA AATTTGAATAAACAAGCATACGACCTGGCCAAAGCTCTGCTGAAGAGGACCGCTCAGGCTATTGAGCCATACATCACCAAT TTCTTCAACCAGGTGCTGATGCTGGGAAAGACGTCAGTCAGCGATCTGTCGGAGCACGTTTTTGACCTCATCTTGGAGCTTTATAACATAGACAGCCACCTGCTGCTCTCAGTGCTGCCGCAGCTCGAGTTTAAACTCAAG agtaatgataatgatgagaGGCTGCAGGTGGTGAAGCTGCTGGCTAAGATGTTTGGAGCCAAGGACTCTGAGCTGGCTGCACAGAACAAACCACTATGGCAGTGTTACCTCGGCAG GTTTAATGACATCCATGTGCCTATCAGACTTGAGTGTGTGAAGTTCGCCAGTCATTGTCTCATGAACCACCCAGACTTGGCCAAAGACCTCACAG AATTTTTGAGGGTCAGATCACATGACCCAGAGGAGGCCATCCGCCATGATGTCATCGTCTCTATAGTAACTGCTGCAAAGAAAGACTTATCTCTAGTCAATGATGCATTGCTCAACTTTGTTAAGGAGAGGACTTTGGACAAAAGA TGGCGTGTACGCAAGGAGGCCATGATGGGCCTGGCATCCATTTACAGGAAGTACTCGCtgcagggagagggagggagggaggcctCCAAACAGATTTCCTGGATCAAAGACAAGCTGCTTCATATCTACTACCAGAACAGCATTGATGACag GTTGCTGGTGGAGCGGGTCTTTGCACAGTACATGGTTCCTCACAACCTGGAAACCACTGAGAGAATGAAGTGTCTTTACTACCTGTATGCCACCCTGGACACAAACGCTGTCAA AGCTCTGAATGAGATGTGGAAGTGTCAGAATCTGCTCAGACACAATGTCAAAGACCTGCTGGACCTAATCAAAAAACCCAAG TCTGAAGCTTCCAGCAAGGCAGTATTCGCCAAAGTCATGGTGATCACAA GGAACCTGCCGGACCCGGGCAAAGCTCAGGACTTTGTGAAGAAGCTGGCTCAGGTCCTGGAGGATGACGAGAGGATCAGAGATCAGTTGGAAACCTTGGTCAGCCCCAGCTGCTCCTGCAAGCAGGCTGAAGTCTGTGTG CGAGACATCACCAAAAAGCTTGGCAGCCCCAAACAACCCAGCAATCCGTTTCTGGAAATGGTCAAATTCCTGCTGGAGAGAATTGCTCCAGTTCACATCGATACAGAGTCCATCAG TGCTTTGATAAAACAGGTGAACAAATCTATAGACGGAACAGCtgacgatgaggaggagggggttcCCACTGAGGAGGCCATCAGAGCAGGACTGGAGCTGCTGAAG GTACTGTCGTTCACACACCCGGTGTCGTTCCACTCTGCAGAGACGTTCGAGTCTCTGTTGGGTTGTCTGAAGATGGATGATGAGAAGGTGGCCGAGGCTGCGCTGCAGATCTTCAAGAACACAGGAAGCAAGATGGAAGAGAGTTTCCCTCACATCAAATC TGTTTTGCTGCCGGTACTGCAAGCCAAAGCCAAGAGAGGCCCCCCTCGCCAGGCCAAGTATGCCATCCACTGTATCAACGCCATGTTCAccaacagagacacacacttcGCCCAAATCTTTGAG ccTCTACACAAAGGCCTCGACCCTGCTAACTTGGAGCAGCTCATCACTCCTTTGACCACCCTGGGCCACCTGGCTCAGCTGGCCCCAGAACAGTTTGCTGCACCTCTCAAATCACTAGTCGCCAACTTCATAGTGAAAGATCTGCTCATGAACGACAGG ATTCCAGGCAAGAAGACAACCAAACTTTGGGTTCCTGATGATGAAGTGTCCCCCGAGACTCTGGCCAAG ATCCAGGGCATAAAGCTGATGGTGAGGTGGTTACTAGGAGTGAAGAACAACCAGAGCAAATCAGGCAACTCGACCCTGAGGATGCTGACGGCTATACTACACAGTGACGGAGACCTAACAGAGCAGGGCAGGATGGG TAAACCCGACATGTCGAGGCTGCGGCTGGCAGCAGCGTGCGCCTTGCTGAAGCTGGCACAGGAGCCTTGTTATCACGAAATCATCACACTGGAGCAATATCAGCTATGTGCCCTCGTCATCAAC GACGAGTGCTACCAGGTGCGACAGTGTTTTGCTCAGAAGCTCCACCGGGGCCTGTGTCGCCTCCGTCTGCCGCTGGAATACATGGCAGTGTTCGCTTTGTGTGCCAAGGACCCTGTTAAAGAGAGAAGGGCCCACGCACGCCAATGCCTGGTGAAAAACGTCAATATACGCCGGGAGTACCTCAAACAGCACGCTGCCATCAGTG ACAAGCTGTTCTCTCTGCTGCCGGAGTATGTGGTGCCCTATACCATCCACCTGCTGGCACACGACCCAGACTACGTCAAAGTACAGGACATCGAGCAGCTCAAAGAAATTAAAGA GGCTCTGTGGTTTGTCCTGGAGATCATCATGGCCAAGAATGAAAACAACAGCCACGCCTTCATTAGGAAAATGGTGgaaaacatcaaacaaacaaaagacgCCCAGACCCCTAACGATCCCAAAACCAACGAG AAACTCTACACAGTGTGTGACGTAGCTATGCACATTATCATGTCAAAGAGCACCACCTACAGCCTGGAGTCCCCAAAAGATCCCGTGCTCCCCTCGAGCTTCTTTACCAAACCAGACAAG AATTTCAGCAACACAAAAAATTATCTCCCACCAGAGATGAAGTCGTTCTTCACACCAGGAAAG CCCAAGTCAGCTAACGTCCTGGGTGCGGTAAACAAGCCGCTGTCGTCAGCAGGGAAGCAGCTCCAGAGTAAAGCTTCTCGTATGGAGACGGCCAGCAACGACGACTCCTCGTCCAACCCAGGCTCCCCACAGCGCAGCAAGACCAg GCATGACAGCACAGAAATGGACCACAGTGAAAATGAGGACTTCAGCCTAAAGCGAGCAGACAGCATGGACAAG gaCATTGAAAAGCCCCGAGGTCGCAAACGGGGAGTGACCTCCAGTGAAGACCAGGACAGCAAACCCAAGCGTGGCCGCAAGAAGGCGGTAGCCAACACGACCACAGTGACGGAGTCTGAAGACCAGTGGGACGAGGACAACCGACCAGAAGACGAACAGAATAGCCCACCGAAAAAAGGACGCAGGGGCCGGCCTCCGAAGTCCGCCACTCCCAGTCAGGACACGCCTGCCAAAGGGAAGAGGGGACGAAAGAAGGCAGCTCCTCCTCCAGgggatgatgaggaagaggaagaagaagaagaggagaggggggaagagggagaagaggaggcagaggaggaggaggaggatatgaGCAGTGAAAATACGGAGGTGAAGACCAAAGGAGGAAGGCAAGCCCGGGCGCCACGGCGATCACAAGG CTCCGACTCAGCAGAGTCCACACCGCAAAAGAGGAGAGGACGTCCACCCAAATCAGCTCAGCCACCTGCCAAGAAACCAGT GCGCGGTGGACGATCAAAGGCAGCTGCAGCTAAAGACGACTctgaggaagaagatgaagaggaggaggaggagcagcaggaggatgaGCCAACACCGAAG GGTCGCAAGAAAGCAGCAGGGCGAAGAAGATGA